The Kordia sp. SMS9 genome window below encodes:
- a CDS encoding DNA adenine methylase, translated as MNVDKQTKGGLKTPISYYGGKQSMLNHILPLIPKHEIYTEPFFGGGAVYWAKEPVKCEVINDYNMNIVNFYEVLKHNYFDLRKKVEATLHSRETYKKALIIYECPWLFDEDKVVRAWAFYVVTNQGFSCKIGTWGYDRKKRAHTIQNKIDRFQEELSDRMRYTQIEHNKAHKVIQSRDTEDTFHYVDPPYIDTDQGHYGGYTKEHFERDLDALSKVKGKFLLSSYPSEVLDKYIKKYNWHTKSVSKILNAGNAAKLGKRRRKIEVLTANYPI; from the coding sequence ATGAATGTTGACAAGCAGACCAAAGGCGGTCTTAAAACGCCAATTAGTTATTATGGAGGTAAACAAAGTATGTTAAATCATATCTTGCCTCTAATTCCAAAGCATGAGATTTACACAGAGCCATTTTTTGGAGGTGGTGCAGTGTACTGGGCTAAAGAGCCAGTCAAATGTGAAGTAATTAACGATTACAATATGAATATCGTTAACTTTTACGAAGTATTAAAGCACAACTATTTTGACCTCAGAAAAAAGGTAGAAGCAACTCTTCACAGCCGAGAAACCTATAAAAAGGCATTAATTATCTACGAATGTCCTTGGTTGTTTGATGAGGACAAGGTTGTAAGAGCATGGGCGTTTTATGTAGTGACCAATCAAGGTTTTAGCTGTAAAATAGGTACTTGGGGCTATGATCGTAAAAAAAGGGCTCATACCATACAAAATAAGATAGATCGTTTTCAAGAAGAGTTATCAGACAGAATGCGTTACACTCAGATAGAGCATAACAAAGCCCACAAAGTAATTCAAAGTAGGGACACGGAAGACACGTTTCACTATGTAGATCCTCCGTATATCGACACTGACCAAGGTCATTATGGTGGCTACACGAAAGAGCATTTTGAGAGAGACTTGGATGCTTTGTCAAAAGTTAAAGGAAAGTTCTTATTGAGTTCATATCCTTCAGAAGTGCTTGATAAATACATCAAAAAATACAACTGGCACACCAAGTCAGTGAGTAAGATATTAAATGCTGGAAATGCAGCAAAGCTTGGGAAGCGAAGAAGGAAAATCGAAGTTTTAACAGCTAATTATCCTATATAA
- a CDS encoding ATP-dependent Clp protease proteolytic subunit: protein MILKVDQNNIHIYGYIYGGDGVRFLSEFSKVDGTYPEIEVWIHCYGGWVFDGNMIYNTLIGAKSTVNTNTIGVAASMGGIIASAGKTRRIVSNGFLMIHAPTGGTYGTASDHLKAGNLLTELEKQFVKLLVAKTKKTAKDVKKWLVGDNWFSAEQAKASGLVDEIIDPEAILDVDIDDPQEIGSEEIYNRFAASLDIKDIRPEASVPINKPVIIEPLNNDDTMKKDVIDALGLSGVTAQSSDTAVITAIKEHYQAKQQDLQKKYDDEKTDHDALKAKVKADEENALKSILDQAQNIDKKFTAEERSTYEQVGKDAGIKALNTVLSKIGVRQTITSQIPSGGNAPVTASRQGWNWDKYQEEDPRALEAMKATNLDEFKALFKAKYNVDFED from the coding sequence ATGATTTTAAAGGTAGATCAGAATAACATTCACATATACGGATATATATATGGTGGCGATGGTGTTCGGTTTCTTAGTGAATTTTCAAAAGTCGATGGTACGTATCCTGAGATTGAAGTTTGGATACATTGCTATGGAGGTTGGGTTTTTGATGGTAATATGATTTACAATACTCTAATAGGAGCAAAATCTACAGTAAACACAAACACAATTGGTGTGGCAGCTAGTATGGGAGGTATTATCGCTTCAGCTGGAAAAACACGAAGAATTGTGTCGAATGGTTTTTTAATGATTCATGCGCCAACTGGAGGTACTTATGGAACCGCTTCTGATCATTTAAAAGCTGGTAATCTTCTAACAGAATTAGAAAAACAATTTGTGAAGCTTCTTGTTGCAAAAACAAAGAAAACTGCTAAGGATGTTAAGAAGTGGCTTGTAGGAGATAATTGGTTTTCTGCTGAACAAGCAAAAGCTTCAGGACTTGTTGATGAAATTATTGATCCTGAGGCGATACTTGATGTTGATATAGATGATCCTCAAGAAATAGGATCTGAAGAAATATACAATCGTTTTGCGGCCAGTTTAGATATAAAAGATATCAGACCTGAGGCAAGTGTACCTATTAACAAACCCGTAATTATTGAACCATTAAACAATGATGATACTATGAAAAAAGATGTAATTGATGCGTTAGGACTCAGTGGAGTCACGGCTCAATCTTCTGACACAGCTGTAATCACAGCAATCAAAGAACACTATCAGGCAAAGCAACAAGATTTGCAAAAAAAGTATGATGATGAGAAAACAGATCATGATGCTTTAAAAGCCAAAGTCAAAGCAGACGAAGAAAATGCTTTGAAATCCATTCTTGACCAGGCTCAAAATATAGATAAGAAATTCACTGCGGAAGAGAGATCAACGTATGAGCAAGTTGGAAAGGATGCTGGAATTAAGGCTTTAAATACTGTACTCTCGAAAATCGGAGTGCGTCAAACAATTACAAGTCAAATTCCTTCAGGTGGAAATGCTCCAGTGACAGCTTCAAGACAAGGATGGAACTGGGACAAGTACCAAGAGGAAGATCCTAGAGCACTAGAAGCTATGAAGGCTACTAATCTTGATGAGTTTAAAGCTCTTTTCAAGGCTAAGTATAATGTTGACTTCGAAGATTAG
- a CDS encoding PadR family transcriptional regulator, translated as MKIENTKAQMRKGVLEYCILSILRDQDAYVAEILGTLKDAKMLVVEGTIYPLLTRLKNAGLLSYRWEESTSGPPRKYYGLTETGRLFLKELNTTWDNLQNAVSLVTQQKTTTNE; from the coding sequence ATGAAGATAGAGAACACAAAAGCACAAATGCGTAAAGGCGTGCTAGAGTATTGCATCCTATCCATCTTACGAGATCAAGATGCGTATGTTGCCGAAATACTAGGAACGCTCAAAGACGCAAAAATGCTTGTCGTAGAAGGAACTATTTATCCATTATTGACAAGACTGAAAAATGCAGGTTTATTGAGTTACCGCTGGGAAGAATCAACTTCTGGTCCACCTAGAAAATACTATGGACTCACAGAAACTGGAAGATTATTTTTAAAAGAACTGAATACTACTTGGGACAATTTACAAAATGCTGTATCACTTGTAACACAACAAAAAACGACTACTAATGAATAA
- a CDS encoding N-acetylmuramoyl-L-alanine amidase, giving the protein MKVAIVIGHTKFKQGAYSRDLDTTEWKFNKMVAAHLKDIATIFYYDSYNLGYTSMVKRNAKKINTGNFDLVLELHFNAAESKQANGCEALYYFKNQKGKRLADFFCNLIEKKMGRKNRGAKALFGKHQRGFAAVFYPNPTTLILEPFFGTNRSDANAFRDYKSIESYVSVIKETIKKFSYEV; this is encoded by the coding sequence ATGAAAGTTGCAATTGTAATAGGACATACAAAATTCAAACAAGGAGCTTATTCCAGAGATTTGGACACTACTGAATGGAAATTCAATAAAATGGTGGCTGCTCATTTAAAAGATATAGCAACCATATTTTATTATGACAGTTACAATCTTGGCTATACCTCAATGGTAAAACGAAACGCCAAGAAGATAAACACCGGAAACTTTGACTTAGTATTAGAGTTGCATTTCAATGCGGCCGAATCAAAACAAGCCAACGGATGCGAAGCTCTGTATTATTTTAAAAATCAAAAAGGTAAACGCCTTGCTGATTTTTTTTGCAATCTAATTGAGAAAAAAATGGGTCGAAAAAATAGAGGTGCTAAGGCGCTGTTTGGAAAACACCAACGTGGATTTGCGGCTGTATTTTATCCAAATCCAACGACTTTAATTCTTGAACCGTTTTTCGGGACAAACCGATCTGATGCTAATGCATTTCGCGATTATAAATCAATCGAAAGTTATGTGTCTGTAATTAAAGAAACTATTAAAAAATTCAGCTATGAAGTTTAG
- a CDS encoding oxidase, with translation MSDRVDFLLDETGDLAIVNGDFVIGPSDQQHVSMIVKAHQGEFKEHPLTGFGISRYLKKTNAFKPEFLRDLKVQLGYDGYQNAEINLEEGIEKLTIKV, from the coding sequence ATGAGTGATAGAGTTGATTTTTTATTAGATGAAACTGGAGATCTAGCCATTGTAAATGGTGATTTTGTCATCGGCCCAAGTGATCAACAACATGTATCGATGATTGTAAAGGCGCATCAAGGTGAATTTAAAGAGCATCCACTTACGGGTTTTGGAATCTCAAGATATCTAAAAAAGACAAATGCTTTTAAACCTGAGTTTTTGAGAGATTTAAAAGTACAGCTCGGATATGATGGATATCAGAATGCTGAAATAAATCTAGAAGAGGGAATTGAAAAATTAACCATAAAAGTTTAA
- a CDS encoding head GIN domain-containing protein yields MITIARIIAIAILSILMTSCNFNFGSGIKGNRNVVTEDRDAEEYFTIIKASEGLDVYITQAETASIEVEADENVIGLIATDINNGVLKIHAEKNIGRCKSKKIHVSLPTIDKIISTSGADVYTTSTIFSETIEIKSNSGADVKVDVEAESVSCSTSSGADIKISGIADSLEATASSGSDIHAQDLVVKDCNASASSGADVTVHVTQKLVASSSSGGDVNYYGNPESVSKNKSVSGGVHKK; encoded by the coding sequence ATGATCACAATAGCACGAATTATCGCCATTGCCATCCTAAGTATTTTAATGACTTCTTGTAATTTTAATTTTGGATCTGGCATTAAAGGAAACCGAAACGTAGTCACCGAAGATCGTGACGCGGAAGAATATTTCACCATTATAAAAGCGTCGGAAGGATTAGACGTATACATCACACAAGCTGAAACCGCTTCTATTGAAGTAGAAGCCGACGAAAATGTCATCGGATTGATTGCCACAGATATCAATAATGGCGTTTTAAAAATTCACGCCGAAAAAAATATTGGGCGTTGTAAGTCTAAAAAAATACATGTAAGCTTGCCAACTATTGATAAAATTATCAGCACGAGTGGCGCAGATGTTTATACTACTTCCACAATTTTTTCAGAAACCATTGAGATTAAAAGCAACAGTGGCGCCGATGTAAAAGTAGACGTAGAAGCGGAAAGTGTATCGTGTTCAACATCAAGTGGCGCAGATATTAAAATCTCTGGAATCGCAGATTCACTAGAAGCAACTGCCAGCAGCGGAAGCGATATTCACGCACAAGATTTAGTGGTGAAAGATTGCAATGCTTCTGCAAGTAGTGGCGCCGATGTAACTGTTCACGTTACTCAAAAACTAGTGGCAAGCAGTTCTAGTGGCGGCGATGTAAATTATTACGGAAACCCAGAGTCTGTTTCAAAAAACAAGTCTGTTTCTGGCGGTGTTCATAAGAAGTAA
- a CDS encoding phage protein Gp36 family protein gives MARFITDTDYTVIIRDEIKDILLDQYSEFKLFRAEEMAISQIKNYLFGRYDTDLIFTPVIGEGIDTRNAHIVMITIDCTLYHLYTSTAPNKIPQHRSDRYQDVLNWLKDVSKGSATADLPGRTDANGNAEIGIKITSEYENEDNRW, from the coding sequence ATGGCAAGATTTATAACAGATACAGATTATACTGTAATCATAAGAGATGAGATTAAAGACATCCTTTTAGATCAATATTCAGAGTTCAAGCTTTTTCGAGCTGAAGAAATGGCAATAAGTCAAATTAAAAATTATCTATTTGGGAGATATGATACTGACTTAATATTTACTCCAGTAATAGGTGAGGGCATCGATACTAGAAACGCACACATTGTAATGATTACCATCGACTGCACTTTGTATCACCTTTACACATCAACCGCACCAAATAAAATACCACAACATAGATCTGATAGATATCAAGATGTCCTGAATTGGCTTAAGGATGTTTCAAAGGGATCTGCAACAGCTGATTTACCTGGCCGAACTGATGCAAATGGAAATGCAGAGATCGGTATAAAAATAACTTCTGAATATGAAAATGAGGATAACAGATGGTAA
- the trxB gene encoding thioredoxin-disulfide reductase, which produces MSDTNTALDCLIIGSGPAGYTAAIYAARADMNPVMYTGMEPGGQLTTTTEVDNFPGYPNGTDGTAMMEDLKNQATRFGTDVRFGIATKVDLATEVGGIHKVYISDGAEEKEFLAKTLIISTGASAKYLGLESEQRLIGGGVSACATCDGFFYKGQDVIVVGGGDTAAEEATYLAKLCRKVTMLVRRDEMRASKAMQHRVNATENLEVLYNTELDEVLGKMVVDGVRIVNNKTQEKRELEVMGVFIAIGHKPNTDMFKGILNMDETGYLITEAKSTKTNIPGVFAAGDVQDKEYRQAITAAGTGCMAALDAERYLASVEDMIEA; this is translated from the coding sequence ATGTCAGATACAAACACAGCATTAGATTGCTTAATTATAGGAAGTGGACCTGCAGGATATACAGCTGCTATTTATGCTGCTAGAGCAGACATGAATCCAGTGATGTATACCGGAATGGAGCCAGGAGGACAATTGACAACCACAACAGAAGTAGATAACTTTCCAGGATATCCAAATGGTACGGACGGAACGGCGATGATGGAAGATTTAAAAAATCAAGCAACTCGTTTTGGAACTGATGTACGTTTTGGAATTGCAACGAAAGTAGATTTGGCTACAGAAGTAGGAGGAATTCACAAAGTATATATCAGTGATGGTGCCGAAGAAAAAGAATTTCTAGCAAAAACCTTGATCATTTCTACAGGAGCTTCTGCCAAATATTTAGGGTTGGAAAGCGAACAACGTTTAATTGGTGGTGGCGTTTCTGCCTGTGCTACTTGTGACGGATTCTTCTACAAAGGACAAGATGTAATTGTTGTGGGTGGAGGTGATACTGCCGCAGAAGAAGCAACGTATTTAGCAAAATTATGTAGAAAAGTAACCATGTTGGTGCGTAGAGACGAAATGCGCGCGAGCAAAGCCATGCAACATCGTGTGAATGCAACTGAAAACTTGGAAGTATTGTACAATACAGAATTAGACGAAGTATTAGGTAAAATGGTGGTTGATGGAGTTCGCATTGTAAACAACAAAACGCAAGAAAAGCGCGAATTGGAAGTGATGGGAGTTTTCATCGCAATTGGTCACAAACCGAATACAGATATGTTTAAAGGCATTTTAAATATGGACGAAACTGGCTATTTGATTACGGAAGCAAAGTCTACCAAAACAAATATTCCAGGTGTATTTGCTGCTGGAGATGTTCAAGACAAAGAATACCGTCAAGCGATTACCGCTGCTGGAACCGGCTGTATGGCAGCTTTGGATGCAGAACGTTACTTGGCTTCTGTTGAAGATATGATTGAAGCGTAA
- a CDS encoding DUF2586 family protein: MADLDGVDLRKGKIGANTISKDSGISGMVFASVSTTELPYKTVEEVYNLTDVEALGITEEYDATNGVTVYRQINEFYRMASEGQKLYIMLVDRVTRMVDILEDPTEAMAKKLLIHAKGEIRQLAISVNSEEDIIYLNGMPDDVYNSIAKAQALAKWAFEMHFPCQILLEGYGFSGNAASCISLRDLPNLQATKVSVVIGQDWNHADTLENNGQLYADVGTALGTLAVAKVGQNIGDNEVFDLTDGALGKWLIPGLSSHQKNIDAFSGLQTLEDKGYVFGFAYVGMEGVRWNNDHVCAPIIRDQQGNVNEHTMSYGKLLDHATRELRRVLLKKLKTKHPVDSKTGKLPIGVVKNFEKIGNEVFEKMEKAGQISSGTTIVSRDSDLIVAKTLNVKFRVVPFGSVDDIKGTINLKTQV, from the coding sequence ATGGCTGACTTAGATGGTGTAGATTTAAGAAAAGGTAAAATAGGTGCAAACACTATATCAAAAGATTCAGGAATCTCAGGTATGGTGTTTGCAAGCGTCAGCACAACTGAATTGCCATATAAAACTGTTGAGGAAGTCTACAACTTGACAGATGTCGAGGCATTGGGAATTACTGAAGAATATGATGCTACCAATGGAGTAACGGTTTATCGTCAAATCAATGAATTCTATCGAATGGCGTCTGAAGGACAAAAGTTGTATATCATGCTCGTAGATCGAGTTACACGTATGGTTGATATTTTAGAAGATCCTACAGAAGCTATGGCGAAGAAGTTATTAATTCATGCCAAGGGAGAAATCAGACAATTAGCGATTTCAGTAAACTCTGAAGAGGATATCATTTACTTAAATGGTATGCCTGATGATGTCTATAACTCTATTGCTAAAGCACAAGCTTTAGCTAAGTGGGCTTTTGAAATGCACTTTCCTTGTCAAATATTATTGGAAGGTTATGGGTTTAGTGGAAATGCTGCATCTTGTATTAGCTTGCGAGATCTTCCTAATCTTCAAGCAACCAAAGTTAGCGTGGTAATTGGACAAGATTGGAATCATGCTGATACTTTGGAGAATAATGGACAACTATATGCTGATGTTGGAACGGCATTAGGAACACTTGCTGTTGCTAAAGTAGGTCAAAACATTGGTGATAATGAAGTTTTTGATCTTACTGATGGAGCTCTTGGGAAATGGCTTATCCCTGGTCTCTCCTCTCATCAAAAAAATATAGACGCTTTTTCTGGTTTACAAACCTTAGAGGATAAGGGCTATGTTTTTGGTTTTGCATACGTAGGTATGGAAGGTGTAAGATGGAATAATGATCATGTATGCGCTCCAATTATTCGTGATCAACAAGGAAATGTGAATGAACATACAATGTCGTATGGAAAATTACTTGATCATGCTACAAGGGAGCTTAGAAGAGTTTTGCTCAAAAAGCTCAAAACTAAGCATCCTGTAGATTCAAAAACAGGGAAGTTGCCAATCGGTGTTGTAAAAAATTTTGAGAAAATTGGAAACGAAGTTTTTGAAAAAATGGAAAAAGCTGGACAAATATCTTCAGGTACAACAATTGTTAGTCGTGATAGTGATTTGATAGTTGCTAAAACACTTAATGTAAAGTTTAGAGTTGTACCGTTTGGATCTGTAGATGATATCAAAGGAACTATTAATCTCAAAACACAAGTATAA
- a CDS encoding DUF4870 domain-containing protein → MESTLTNHDKNVATVLHVASFSKYFFPFGNFILPIIFWTMYKKDSSYIDHHGKEVINFQLSLLCYKIAATMLCIPFFIAVGIHNVSTWDIFWFHDISINVEEGIRIFGISLVGIISGLGALLFFAFNITYTIVAAMKANEGERYRYPLTYRFIK, encoded by the coding sequence ATGGAATCAACTTTGACAAATCACGATAAAAATGTGGCGACAGTTTTACATGTAGCGTCGTTTAGTAAATACTTTTTTCCGTTTGGAAATTTTATACTTCCCATCATTTTTTGGACGATGTATAAAAAAGATTCGAGTTATATAGATCATCATGGAAAAGAAGTAATTAACTTTCAATTGAGTCTGCTTTGTTATAAGATTGCCGCAACAATGTTGTGTATTCCGTTTTTTATTGCGGTTGGCATTCACAATGTAAGTACGTGGGATATTTTTTGGTTTCACGACATTTCAATAAATGTGGAAGAAGGTATTCGCATTTTTGGAATATCACTCGTTGGAATTATTTCTGGACTCGGTGCTTTATTATTTTTTGCATTTAACATTACGTATACCATTGTGGCAGCAATGAAAGCGAATGAAGGTGAACGCTATCGGTATCCGTTAACATATCGTTTCATCAAATAA
- a CDS encoding WG repeat-containing protein yields the protein MSKIKQIISFLFIFSYTFLIGQNEILIPNRVGDKWGFKAMNGNAEIKAVYDSVSHFSHYLDDTENSKQALVKQGDFWGLIDMKGKAVVPIVYEQLNEAKISDVRAYYIAKNNKGKFGILHRNTKLTAIEYDTLSAHYDYIVAQKANKIGILELSGKVKIPVEYDQIRYINEFQSISNLREDWEFNGNELIHAKANVRIKLPKTVQPNQSFVVWSVSNAKETKYLVTERFYGLLAGKLARNDDDEDFEETVHAMPDNPNEAIERKRYQSLVDNGYNFREKYNSYDRFYTFSKEDWSKIGVYDLKENREIIPPLYADIRFPSYKSKQYFLVKANRKYGFFDAKGTEVFPATFDRYESYEGVFMFGDKKNVRLFSLKTGKKSTETYEVLKRIVYNKYSINEVTLMKVKQNGIVFFVDENMKAYYEK from the coding sequence ATGTCAAAAATTAAACAAATAATAAGCTTTCTTTTCATCTTTAGTTATACGTTCTTAATAGGTCAGAATGAAATTTTGATTCCAAACAGAGTTGGTGATAAGTGGGGATTTAAAGCCATGAATGGAAATGCTGAAATCAAAGCCGTATACGATAGTGTATCCCATTTTTCACACTATTTAGACGACACAGAAAACTCCAAACAAGCCTTGGTGAAACAAGGAGATTTTTGGGGATTGATTGATATGAAAGGAAAAGCCGTCGTTCCTATAGTATACGAACAACTGAATGAAGCTAAAATTTCAGATGTTCGTGCATATTACATCGCCAAAAACAATAAAGGAAAATTTGGGATTCTACACAGGAATACAAAGCTGACAGCAATTGAATACGATACTTTAAGCGCACATTACGATTATATTGTGGCGCAAAAGGCAAACAAGATTGGAATTTTGGAACTTTCTGGCAAGGTGAAAATTCCTGTTGAATACGATCAAATCAGGTATATTAATGAATTTCAATCTATTTCTAATTTGCGAGAAGATTGGGAGTTTAACGGCAACGAGTTGATTCACGCCAAAGCAAATGTTCGTATCAAACTTCCTAAAACAGTACAACCAAACCAATCTTTTGTGGTTTGGAGCGTGAGTAATGCCAAAGAAACCAAATACCTTGTAACAGAGCGATTTTACGGACTTTTAGCTGGTAAACTTGCTAGAAATGACGATGATGAAGACTTTGAAGAAACTGTGCATGCTATGCCCGATAATCCGAACGAAGCAATAGAAAGAAAACGCTACCAATCGTTGGTTGACAATGGTTATAATTTTCGAGAAAAATACAATTCCTATGATCGGTTTTATACGTTTTCAAAAGAAGATTGGTCTAAAATTGGCGTGTATGATTTGAAGGAGAATCGTGAAATTATTCCGCCACTCTATGCTGATATTCGGTTTCCATCATATAAATCGAAACAATATTTCTTAGTAAAAGCAAATCGAAAATATGGTTTTTTCGATGCAAAAGGAACTGAAGTTTTTCCTGCAACTTTTGATCGTTACGAAAGTTATGAAGGTGTATTTATGTTTGGCGATAAAAAAAACGTACGATTATTTTCTTTAAAAACCGGGAAAAAATCAACGGAAACCTATGAAGTTTTGAAAAGAATCGTATACAATAAATATTCCATAAATGAAGTCACGCTGATGAAAGTCAAGCAAAATGGTATTGTCTTTTTTGTGGATGAAAACATGAAAGCGTATTATGAGAAGTGA
- a CDS encoding PspC domain-containing protein — MNKTININLANMFFHIDEDAYKTLQRYLNAIKRSFTDSQGRDEILADIEARVAELFSERMKSERQVVGIKEVEEVIDIMGQPEDYLVDDEIFEDGPKGNYTNQTRTETGTGTTRKLYRDYDNKYIAGVCAGIAQYFGVDALWVRLIAVLIVFAGVGSPIFVYFILWIIIPKATTTSEKLAMAGKPANISNIEKKIKEGLDDVQETINDINFEQVGQKAKSGASSFFDSIGHIITTFIKVFGKFFGVIFIIAAASILISLILSALGISMFDFDIFQGEESIYYEDLGILNQTPPWVLGLLALLVVGIPALVLFIFGIKILVKNSKSIGTSAKIGLVVLWIGACLGVAYIASSAALHQNIEATVSTKEQLSIVKNDTINVKMVKNEDFDGRFQRYDHDYNVEYDENGNIVLYSRSVRLTVKPTENDNARLRVSKNASGVSYQNARQRAQGIEYNYNFDGKTLRLDGFFLFDEEDKYNNQKVEVVLYLPEGAIIYADKNTKSFHRNSRGSGHILARGSEEHYYQVVDDELECLDCPSTKKSNRKNSTRKQRDAEKTTTNTRNAKDSTAVKNDSISGN, encoded by the coding sequence ATGAATAAGACCATTAATATAAATTTAGCAAATATGTTTTTTCATATTGATGAAGATGCATATAAGACCTTGCAGCGTTACTTAAACGCCATAAAACGCTCCTTTACAGACTCGCAAGGAAGAGATGAAATTTTGGCGGATATTGAAGCCAGAGTTGCCGAACTTTTTTCGGAACGTATGAAATCGGAACGACAAGTTGTTGGTATTAAAGAAGTTGAGGAAGTTATTGACATTATGGGACAACCAGAAGATTATCTCGTAGATGACGAAATCTTTGAAGATGGTCCTAAAGGAAACTATACAAATCAAACAAGAACTGAAACAGGAACAGGAACCACTCGCAAGTTATATAGAGATTATGACAATAAATACATTGCAGGAGTTTGTGCAGGTATTGCACAGTATTTCGGGGTAGATGCGTTATGGGTACGACTGATAGCCGTTCTTATTGTATTTGCTGGAGTAGGATCACCTATTTTTGTGTATTTCATTTTATGGATCATTATTCCAAAAGCGACTACTACAAGTGAAAAACTTGCCATGGCGGGAAAGCCCGCGAACATCAGCAATATTGAGAAAAAAATCAAAGAAGGGCTTGATGATGTTCAAGAAACTATCAACGACATCAATTTTGAGCAAGTTGGTCAAAAAGCAAAAAGTGGCGCGTCTTCCTTCTTTGATTCTATAGGACATATTATTACAACATTTATCAAAGTATTTGGTAAGTTTTTCGGAGTCATTTTTATCATCGCTGCAGCTTCTATTTTAATTAGCTTGATTTTGTCTGCCCTTGGTATTAGCATGTTTGACTTTGATATTTTTCAAGGAGAAGAATCTATTTATTATGAAGATTTAGGCATCTTGAATCAAACACCGCCTTGGGTACTTGGTTTGTTAGCATTGCTAGTTGTTGGAATTCCAGCATTGGTATTATTCATTTTTGGAATAAAAATTTTAGTGAAGAATTCGAAATCTATTGGAACGTCTGCTAAAATTGGACTTGTCGTTTTATGGATTGGTGCCTGTTTGGGTGTTGCGTATATCGCTTCCAGTGCAGCATTGCACCAAAATATTGAAGCAACCGTATCCACCAAAGAACAATTATCCATCGTTAAAAATGATACGATTAACGTGAAAATGGTAAAAAATGAAGATTTTGACGGACGCTTCCAAAGATATGATCATGATTACAATGTAGAATATGACGAAAATGGAAACATCGTTTTGTATTCTCGCTCTGTGCGACTGACTGTAAAACCAACAGAAAACGATAATGCGCGTCTTCGTGTGAGCAAAAATGCTAGTGGCGTTTCCTACCAAAATGCAAGACAACGTGCACAAGGTATTGAGTACAATTATAATTTTGACGGTAAAACGCTCAGACTCGATGGTTTCTTTTTATTCGATGAAGAAGATAAGTACAACAATCAAAAAGTCGAAGTTGTACTGTATTTACCAGAAGGTGCTATTATTTATGCAGATAAAAACACCAAATCATTTCATAGAAACTCTAGAGGCTCAGGACATATTTTAGCAAGAGGTTCAGAAGAACATTATTATCAAGTGGTAGACGACGAATTGGAATGTTTGGATTGCCCATCAACGAAAAAAAGTAATCGTAAAAACAGTACTAGAAAACAACGTGATGCTGAAAAAACAACTACCAATACAAGGAATGCAAAAGATAGTACCGCTGTAAAAAATGATAGTATTTCGGGGAACTAG
- a CDS encoding DUF6046 domain-containing protein yields MTLISIDLASRYASAFGLIANKNQAKPKVSKSGKNYNLETYSDIDPEFESIKLTFENNEFNFASLPFLKQNEAPEGNILAPPPLISFSRDKQLIETPVNDSDNVVIERWGTNPWNIRMRGLLIDVENRHYPEVSVTKLERLFDYNGVVDASGTQFFDKNIASIYFKSIEISGVQGYQDTVQYTLVAKSITPVSFTLRNP; encoded by the coding sequence ATGACATTAATTTCAATTGATTTAGCTAGTAGATACGCTTCGGCATTTGGTTTGATTGCTAATAAAAATCAAGCCAAGCCGAAGGTGTCTAAATCAGGAAAAAATTACAATTTAGAAACCTATTCTGATATTGATCCTGAATTTGAAAGTATCAAGTTAACGTTTGAAAATAATGAATTCAATTTTGCTTCACTTCCGTTTTTAAAACAGAATGAAGCTCCTGAAGGTAACATATTAGCTCCTCCTCCACTGATCAGTTTTTCAAGAGACAAACAACTCATCGAAACACCAGTTAATGATAGTGACAATGTTGTAATAGAACGTTGGGGAACAAATCCTTGGAATATCCGAATGAGGGGATTGCTAATTGATGTAGAAAACAGACACTATCCTGAAGTAAGTGTTACAAAACTCGAAAGACTATTTGATTACAATGGTGTAGTCGATGCTTCGGGAACTCAGTTCTTTGACAAAAATATTGCCAGCATTTATTTTAAGAGTATTGAAATAAGTGGCGTACAAGGATATCAAGATACTGTACAATATACTTTGGTAGCTAAAAGTATTACTCCAGTAAGTTTCACTCTTAGAAATCCATAA